The DNA window TACTTGAGTTCCTTGTGATTACTTTCGGCTTCAGAGCTCAGAACTGCGGTATGTTCGCAGGAACTGTTATCTTCCATATTCGACTCCAAGTGACTCCCTACCCTCGCTGCATAACCACCTTTTCTCCTAGCTCCTTTTAACACAACGCTGACTAACAGCCAGCTTAGGTACCACCAAGCCGAACAAAGTGACAAAATGCGGTTTATCAACTAAATCaacagaaacaaaacaaaaacgCTAAAAACTTCAAACAAGATCCCCCCAATATTGGGTACAGCACAACCCTCCTGGACGATATTCTCCTCAAAAATGCAATGGGGTATACCAAgcaataaataaagaaaaggaagaagtgCAAGCTGAAAGGTTTTACTCGCTTGGGAGTTATCGATGGACATGCTCGTCTGAAAGCTTGGTTTGATTGCACATCTGAAAACCGCTAGGCTACTCTGGAGAAACGCCAGCGTTCGGAGCAACCAGATCGTGCAACAAAGACGAAAGACGAAAATCGTAAGGGCATGACGTCGTAAATTGGCACTTGCTGAGTATGTGTAGCCACGTACTCTATCATGACGGACAGCCCGATAAATAATCGAATCGGCCTGATTCAAGTAGCATTGCTGCGAACCGGTCAGTCAGGCCGAAGTAAGATGTAGGCCAGAGCATGCTCGAAATTGTGAGAATGCCTGTCGTATATCGATTAATCGCTGGACAGCTTCGCATCGACAGTAGTTATGACGCAAGTATGCCCGCGGCATTTAGCGGGCACTGAGCAATTCTGAACCTCAAAAGCCGAGGGGCGATAGAGGCATGATTGGCGATAACGGTCGAATATCGCTCGAGCGACTTTCTAACTCGTGatcgttgttggtgttggcatTCAAGGTGGCTGGGGCAGACGAGTTGGTCGAGGTGACGCTTCCGCTCGAGGGGGATATCTGGAGCTGTTTTTTCTTCAGCTTTGAGCTCTGATTGCCTGGGCTATGGCGGTCTGACTGTTTGCTGCTCCCTGAGGAGGAAAGATGTTGCCGATCATCCTCCGACTCTTCTTGCGGTCTTGGCTTTGTCGGTTCAGCTAAACCTCGTGGCGGAGGCTGATCAAAGATCACGTATTCCTCCTCGATGAATTTGGCCTCATTCTTGCAACCTCTCCAGCAATCACGCCAGTCGCATACCAAGAATTTGAAGCAAAATGCGTCAATCTTCATACACGGCTGAAAGCAGATGCAAAGGTTCCTAAAATCCATCTTGTTTTTGTCTGAATGAGCCAAGAGAAGACTAAGGTGGCATGTGATGGCAAAGAGCAGATAATAATTGAAAGGGGAGAGGTTTGAGAGCTCTTCAATGAGAAGCTCGGGGACTTCTTCCGAACCTGCGCACTCCTTTGCAATTCGATCTTGTGCCGCTTTTGGGAACAGCTCGTCGGGGAGCTCTCGCAGCCATGCCTTGAGCATCGAGCCAATGATGTTGATATCATATAAGTCACGCTCATTGAAAAGATTCACATCATACTCTGTTCTGAGTCAGCAAAAATCTTCAAGGTTAGTAGCGATGTAATTAGCACTTACGCTCATCAAATTTGCGTTGCCACTTCTTGATCTGAGGGCCGCTGCCTGGAACACGGTAAAGACCTTCAACTTCACATCCCTTATAGTTCAGGTAGTCGATGGCTCTCCATGGAAAGGCGGGCATCCAGAATTCCGTTTTGTCTCTTGAGTCCTCAAGTCGCTTCGAAATTCGTGTCAATCGTGTTTGTTCAACTAGCGGTAAGTTGATAACCTTGAGCTGATAGTGCTCGTCATCCAGAGCGTCCTTATCTTCTCGACCACCTCGCCCACTCTTGAAGAAACGGTCGCTCAGCATACCAGCGGCGCGAGTTCCCGAGCTCTTCAAGCCATTAAAAAAAGAGCCCCCGTTCTCGTTTAGAGAGGATGGCTGGGTTTTTGGTTCCTTATTTTGTTGTGctcttcttgttgaagatATCTCTCGCGGCGCACGGTCCTCAGATCGATTGCGGACTGTAGAATTCATCATGTCTCGAA is part of the Fusarium poae strain DAOMC 252244 chromosome 4, whole genome shotgun sequence genome and encodes:
- a CDS encoding hypothetical protein (TransMembrane:1 (n5-12c24/25o558-575i)~BUSCO:19665at5125); this translates as MGRKAAPQPLALSSQSLPQTQAQAQSDPDAAIRNKDSPLTAETVSPGASPVESKSPRSPRSSPFHSRFSPLRSQAGKQKNKNLSHTTAALAAATIEGESSPSSSTPASSSAPTTAQRPSTSAASTERSSREESTSRPLLRHTREDPSTYPSISSTLEERLPDPPATTATPPQSQPRPPTSGGQKKSSKNGFFNFNKQSKPSNQSQPYAHRRKHTETRAQVTSRGSDGTNRPRQGEKSDSAYPDHTLHKPNSADPLRSDLSLSSAGDYEAASPHSSVRKGRSKPFGILNRSRSNRDKEDGSPELKSVTAPRQGNEPQLHLNSVPYKAGNQGSDRSLRDMMNSTVRNRSEDRAPREISSTRRAQQNKEPKTQPSSLNENGGSFFNGLKSSGTRAAGMLSDRFFKSGRGGREDKDALDDEHYQLKVINLPLVEQTRLTRISKRLEDSRDKTEFWMPAFPWRAIDYLNYKGCEVEGLYRVPGSGPQIKKWQRKFDEQYDVNLFNERDLYDINIIGSMLKAWLRELPDELFPKAAQDRIAKECAGSEEVPELLIEELSNLSPFNYYLLFAITCHLSLLLAHSDKNKMDFRNLCICFQPCMKIDAFCFKFLVCDWRDCWRGCKNEAKFIEEEYVIFDQPPPRGLAEPTKPRPQEESEDDRQHLSSSGSSKHSRYPPRAEASPRPTRLPQPP